One Elephas maximus indicus isolate mEleMax1 chromosome 18, mEleMax1 primary haplotype, whole genome shotgun sequence genomic region harbors:
- the SON gene encoding protein SON isoform X4, translated as MATNIEQIFRSFVVSKFREIQQELSSGRNEGQLNGETSTPIEGNQAGDSAASARSLPNEEIVQKIEEVLSGVLDTELRYKPDLKEASRKSRCVSVQTDPTDEIPSKKSKKHKKHKNKKKKKKKEKEKKYKRQPEEPESKPKSHHDGNIDIESDSFLKFDSEPSVMGLEHPVRALGLSETGDSPAVVLEPPVVAMEVSEPHNFETLKPATKTAELQVESTSVISEQSEHSMAVMLEPSTAKILDCFPAAPVPTPALVLKSPEPVVTMSMEYQMTPVLKPLESTSPEPSKIVLVEPPVAKMLESAETLVESSETSAEVHPEPSTSTTTGFPESSVPDVLRLTEQPVEVPLESADSSITRPQELLELPKATALELPESSVASVMELQGPPATSMPEMQGPSVTPALELPGLSATPVPELPGPPSTPVPELPGPPATVVSELPGPSVTPVPQLLQELPGLPASSVGLEPPQEVPEPPVMAQELPGLPVVTAAVELPGQPVVTVAMELTEQPVTTTELEQPLGMTTMEHPGQAEVTTATGLLRQPEAAMVLELPGQPVATTALELPGQSSVTGVPELPGLPSATRALELSGQPVATGALELSGQLMAAGALEFSGQSGAAGALELLGQPLATGVLELPGQPGAPELPGQPVATVALEISVQSVVTTSELSTMTVSQSLEVPSTTALESYNTVAQELPTTLVGETSVTVGVDPLMAQESHMLASNTMETHMLASNTMDSQMLASNTMDSQMLASNTMDSQMLASSTMDSQMLATSSMDSQMLATSSMDSQMLATSSMDSQMLATSSMDSQMLATSSMDSQMLATSSMDSQMLATSSMDSQMLATSSMDSQMLATSTMDSQMLATSSMDSQMLASGTMDSQMLASGTMDAQMLASGTMDAQMLASSTQDSAMLDSKSPDAYRLAQDPYRLAQDPYRLGHDPYRLGHDAYRLGQDPYRLGHDPYRLTPDPYRMSPRPYRIAPRSYRIATRPYRLAPRPLMLASRRSMMMSYAAERSMMSSYERSMMSYERSMMSPMAERSMMSAYERSMMSAYERSMMSPMAERSMMSAYERSMMSAYERSMMSPMDRSMMSMGADRSMMSSYSAADRSMMSSYSAADRSMMSSYTADRSMMSMAADSYTDSYTDTYTEAYMVPPLPPEEPPTMPPLPPEEPPMTPPLPPEEPPEGPALTTEQSALTTESTWPTELPALPPEESVSLPEPPVSQSEISEPLAVPANYSVSASEPAVLAAEAIVGVAEPPSEPVSSVTSTPVQSAEVAEHEMIAETPVTSVVSETPIMSAEPTMFTSQPALMPEMAETFDSLRASGHAASEVSMSPLEPAVTIPESAQSTSELPAMVVSELPSTVVPEPPAMAVPEPPAMAVPELPAVAVTESSAVAVPEPLVAAGPEPLAVSEVLVVAVSESPAVLEPEHLPVPVPVVSALEPTVPIVDPAVSVLQPAMIASEPSVSVQESTLTVSEPAVTVSAQTQVISTELVLESTSVILESSVMSSTHIIKGMNLISGDSNLAPEIGMQEITMCSGEEPPAEGHLKSDCYGSEQGVSIDLNVNSHLITKEMEHNTASAASTGGVGEIGEEKILPVNETEQCTVLVTCPGVSEAEVGGSLSSADPLALEPDAKGTSEGIEFAIASALSSVNKYDVEVSLTTQDTEHDMVISTSPSGGSEADIEGPLPAKDIHFDVPSNHNLVGEDAEGPLPMKESDQAVAVALSPKESSGEDKEVSLHSEEILPDTGFSANIEDINEADLVRPLLPKDMERLTSLRAGIEGPLLPSEVERDKSAASPGVIGLPERASESSSEEKDDYEIFVKVKDTHEKSKKNKNRDKGEKEKKRDSSLRSRSKRSKSSEHKSRKRTSESRSRARKRSSKSKSHRSQTRSRSRSRRRRRSSRSRSKSRGRRSVSKEKRKRSPKHRSKSRERKRKRSSSRDNRKTVRARSRTPSRRSRSHTPSRRRRSRSVGRRRSFSVSPSRRSRTPSRRSRTPSRRSRTPSRRSRTPSRRSRTPSRRSRTPSRRSRTPSRRSRTPSRRSRTPSRRRRSRSVVRRRSFSISPVRLRRSRTPLRRRFSRSPIRRKRSRSSERGRSPKRLTDLDKAQLLEIAKANAAAMCAKAGVPLPPNLKPAPPPSIEEKVAKKSGGATIEELTEKCKQIAQSKEDDDVIVNKPHVSDEEEEEPPFYHHPFKLSEPKPIFFNLNIAAAKPTPPKSQVTLTKEFPVSSGSQHRKKEADSVYGEWVPVEKNGEENKDDDDNVFSSNLPSEGRVKRQGRVRRQLKQPAASHLTVTRCSSLCGTKPQSEKHRIAEKSVITSLPNIGPSMHLWEGSPRYNYLASRFASRLYSSRFWW; from the exons ACTTGAAGGAGGCTTCCAGAAAAAGTAGATGTGTATCTGTACAAACAGATCCTACTGATGAAATTCCTAGCAAAAAGTCAAAGAAGcataaaaagcacaaaaataaaaaaaagaaaaagaagaaagaaaaggagaaaaaatataaaagacagcCAGAAGAACCTGAGTCAAAGCCAAAATCTCATCATGATGGGAACATAGATATAGAATCAGATTCCTTTTTGAAGTTTGATTCTGAGCCTTCAGTGATGGGACTGGAGCATCCTGTAAGAGCACTTGGCTTATCTGAGACCGGTGATTCCCCTGCAGTTGTGCTAGAACCTCCTGTAGTTGCAATGGAGGTATCAGAGCCACACAACTTTGAAACTCTGAAGCCAGCTACAAAGACTGCAGAATTGCAAGTTGAGTCTACATCTGTCATCTCAGAGCAGTCAGAGCATTCTATGGCAGTAATGCTGGAACCATCCACGGCAAAGATTCTGGATTGCTTTCCAGCAGCACCAGTGCCTACCCCAGCACTAGTGCTGAAGTCACCTGAGCCGGTTGTAACAATGTCGATGGAGTATCAGATGACTCCTGTGCTGAAACCTTTGGAGAGCACATCTCCAGAGCCATCAAAGATCGTGTTGGTAGAGCCTCCAGTAGCAAAAATGCTAGAGTCAGCAGAAACCCTCGTGGAATCCTCAGAGACATCTGCTGAGGTGCACCCTGAGCCAAGCACATCGACAACAACGGGCTTTCCAGAGTCATCTGTACCTGACGTACTAAGATTGACAGAGCAGCCTGTAGAAGTACCATTGGAGAGTGCAGATTCATCCATCACAAGACCGCAGGAGTTGCTGGAGCTGCCTAAGGCCACGGCGTTGGAGCTGCCGGAGTCGTCGGTGGCTTCAGTGATGGAGTTGCAGGGGCCACCTGCGACCTCCATGCCGGAGATGCAGGGGCCCTCTGTGACTCCAGCGCTGGAGTTACCTGGGCTTTCTGCTACCCCGGTGCCAGAGTTGCCAGGGCCCCCTTCTACCCCAGTGCCTGAGTTGCCAGGGCCCCCTGCGACTGTAGTGTCTGAGTTGCCGGGGCCCTCTGTGACACCAGTGCCACAGTTGTTGCAGGAATTGCCAGGGCTCCCAGCATCATCTGTGGGGCTGGAGCCACCACAGGAGGTGCCAGAGCCACCTGTGATGGCACAGGAGTTGCCAGGGCTGCCTGTGGTGACAGCGGCAGTAGAGTTGCCAGGGCAGCCTGTGGTGACAGTAGCAATGGAGTTGACCGAACAACCTGTGACGACGACTGAGTTGGAGCAGCCTTTGGGGATGACAACGATGGAACACCCTGGGCAGGCTGAGgtgacaacagcaacagggttgcTGAGGCAGCCCGAGGCAGCGATGGTGCTGGAGTTGCCAGGACAGCCAGTGGCAACGACAGCGCTGGAGTTGCCGGGGCAGTCTTCGGTGACTGGGGTGCCAGAGCTGCCAGGGCTGCCTTCGGCAACTAGGGCGCTGGAGTTGTCGGGGCAGCCTGTGGCAACTGGGGCACTAGAGTTGTCTGGGCAGCTCATGGCAGCGGGGGCACTGGAGTTCTCGGGGCAGTCTGGGGCAGCTGGAGCACTGGAGCTTTTGGGGCAGCCCCTGGCAACAGGGGTGCTGGAGTTGCCCGGGCAGCCTGGGGCACCAGAGTTGCCTGGGCAGCCTGTGGCAACTGTGGCGCTGGAGATTTCTGTTCAGTCTGTGGTGACAACATCGGAGCTGTCAACGATGACCGTGTCGCAGTCCCTGGAGGTGCCCTCGACGACAGCGTTGGAATCCTATAATACGGTAGCACAGGAGCTGCCTACTACATTAGTGGGGGAAACTTCTGTAACAGTAGGAGTGGACCCCTTGATGGCCCAAGAATCCCATATGTTAGCTTCTAACACCATGGAGACCCATATGTTAGCATCCaacaccatggactcccagatgTTAGCGTCCaacaccatggactcccagatgTTAGCGTCCaacaccatggactcccagatgTTAGCCTCTAGCACCATGGACTCCCAAATGTTAGCAACTAGCTCCATGGACTCCCAGATGTTAGCAACCAGCTCCATGGACTCCCAAATGTTAGCAACCAGCTCTATGGACTCCCAGATGTTAGCAACCAGCTCCATGGACTCCCAGATGTTAGCGACCAGCTCCATGGACTCCCAGATGCTAGCGACCAGCTCCATGGATTCCCAGATGTTAGCGACTAGCTCTATGGACTCCCAGATGTTAGCAACTAGCTCTATGGACTCCCAGATGCTAGCAACCAGcaccatggactcccagatgTTAGCAACTAGCTCTATGGATTCTCAGATGTTAGCATCTGGTACTATGGACTCTCAAATGTTAGCTTCCGGCACCATGGATGCCCAGATGCTAGCATCTGGTACCATGGATGCCCAGATGTTAGCATCTAGTACCCAAGATTCTGCTATGTTGGATTCAAAATCTCCTGATGCCTATAGGTTAGCTCAGGATCCTTACAGATTAGCCCAAGATCCCTACAGGTTAGGACATGACCCTTATCGGTTAGGTCATGATGCCTATAGGTTAGGACAGGACCCGTATAGATTAGGCCATGATCCCTACAGACTAACTCCTGATCCCTATAGAATGTCACCTAGACCTTATAGGATAGCACCTAGGTCATATAGGATAGCAACTAGGCCATATAGGTTAGCACCTAGACCCCTGATGTTAGCATCTAGACGTTCTATGATGATGTCCTATGCTGCAGAACGTTCCATGATGTCATCTTACGAACGCTCTATGATGTCCTATGAGCGGTCTATGATGTCCCCTATGGCTGAGCGTTCTATGATGTCAGCTTATGAGCGCTCTATGATGTCAGCCTACGAGCGCTCTATGATGTCTCCTATGGCTGAACGCTCAATGATGTCAGCTTATGAGCGCTCTATGATGTCAGCTTATGAGCGCTCCATGATGTCTCCCATGGACCGATCTATGATGTCCATGGGTGCTGACCGGTCTATGATGTCGTCATACTCTGCTGCTGACCGGTCTATGATGTCATCGTACTCTGCAGCTGACCGATCTATGATGTCATCTTACACTGCTGATCGTTCAATGATGTCTATGGCGGCCGATTCTTACACTGATTCTTATACTGATACATACACGGAGGCATATATGGTGCCACCTTTGCCTCCTGAGGAACCCCCTACAATGCCTCCATTGCCACCTGAGGAGCCACCAATGACACCACCACTGCCTCCTGAGGAACCACCAGAGGGCCCTGCATTAACCACTGAGCAGTCAGCATTAACAACTGAAAGTACATGGCCTACTGAGTTGCCAGCATTGCCTCCTGAAGAGTCAGTATCGCTGCCAGAGCCTCCTGTAAGTCAGAGTGAGATTTCAGAACCTTTGGCAGTGCCTGCTAATTATTCAGTGTCAGCATCAGAGCCAGCAGTGTTAGCAGCAGAGGCTATTGTGGGTGTTGCAGAGCCACCGTCAGAGCCAGTGTCTTCAGTTACATCAACACCTGTACAGTCTGCTGAAGTAGCAGAACATGAAATGATTGCAGAGACACCAGTGACTTCTGTGGTGTCAGAAACTCCCATAATGTCAGCAGAACCAACTATGTTCACATCACAGCCTGCTCTTATGCCAGAGATGGCAGAAACCTTTGATTCCTTGAGAGCTTCAGGACATGCTGCTTCAGAAGTATCTATGTCTCCCTTGGAGCCAGCGGTAACTATTCCAGAGTCAGCACAGAGTACTTCAGAGCTGCCAGCCATGGTTGTCTCAGAGTTACCCAGCACGGTTGTCCCAGAGCCACCGGCCATGGCAGTCCCAGAGCCGCCGGCCATGGCAGTCCCAGAGTTGCCGGCCGTGGCTGTCACAGAGTCGTCAGCAGTGGCTGTCCCGGAGCCGCTGGTGGCAGCTGGCCCAGAGCCACTGGCTGTCTCAGAGGTGCTGGTGGTGGCTGTCTCGGAGTCACCTGCTGTGCTTGAGCCAGAGCATCTTCCTGTTCCTGTGCCAGTGGTTTCTGCCCTGGAGCCTACTGTGCCTATTGTGGACCCAGCAGTGTCAGTTCTTCAGCCTGCCATGATTGCTTCAGAACCATCTGTTTCTGTTCAGGAATCCACTCTGACCGTTTCAGAGCCTGCTGTCACTGTCTCGGCGCAGACTCAAGTAATATCAACAGAGCTGGTCTTAGAGTCTACATCAGTGATACTGGAGTCTAGTGTAATGTCCTCAACACACATCATAAAGGGGATGAATTTAATATCTGGTGATTCTAATCTTGCTCCAGAGATTGGCATGCAGGAGATTACCATGTGTTCAGGTGAAGAACCTCCTGCTGAAGGACACCTGAAGAGTGACTGTTATGGAAGTGAACAGGGTGTGAGTATAGACCTTAATGTAAATAGTCATTTAATTACTAAAGAGATGGAACATAATACAGCGTCTGCTGCCAGTACTGGGGGTGTCGGTGAAATTGGCGAAGAGAAAATTTTACCTGTCAATGAGACTGAACAATGCACAGTGTTGGTTACCTGCCCTGGTGTTAGTGAGGCTGAAGTAGGAGGAAGTCTGTCTTCTGCTGATCCTCTTGCTCTTGAACCTGATGCGAAGGGAACTAGTGAGGGTATTGAATTTGCCATAGCATCTGCTCTCAGTTCAGTTAATAAATATGATGTTGAAGTATCTCTAACTACTCAAGATACTGAACATGACATGGTAATTTCCACCAGCCCCAGTGGTGGCAGTGAAGCTGACATAGAGGGACCTTTGCCTGCTAAAGACATTCATTTTGATGTACCATCTAATCATAACCTTGTTGGTGAGGATGCAGAAGGACCATTACCTATGAAGGAGAGTGACCAGGCAGTAGCAGTTGCCCTTAGCCCCAAAGAAAGTAGTGGAGAAGATAAAGAAGTATCTCTCCACAGTGAAGAGATCTTGCCTGATACAGGGTTTTCTGCCAACATTGAGGACATCAACGAAGCAGATTTAGTGAGGCCATTACTTCCTAAGGACATGGAACGTCTTACAAGCCTTAGAGCTGGTATTGAAGGACCTTTACTTCCAAGTGAGGTTGAACGTGATAAATCTGCTGCTAGTCCAGGTGTAATTGGTCTGCCAGAAAGAGCTTCAGAGTCTTCTTCAGAGGAAAAAGATGATTATGAAATCTTTGTAAAAGTTAAGGacacacatgaaaaaagcaagaaaaataagaACCGTGACAAaggtgaaaaagagaagaaaagagactCTTCATTAAGATCTCGAAGTAAGCGTTCCAAGTCTTCTGAACACAAATCACGCAAACGTACCAGTGAATCTCGTTCCAGGGCAAGAAAGAGATCATCTAAATCCAAGTCTCATCGCTCCCAAACACGTTCACGGTCACGTTCAAGACGCAGGAGGAGGAGCAGCAGGTCAAGATCAAAGTCTAGAGGAAGGCGATCTGTATCCAAAGAGAAGCGCAAAAGGTCTCCAAAGCACAGATCCAAATccagggagagaaaaagaaaaagatcaagcTCTAGGGATAACCGGAAAACTGTTAGAGCTCGAAGTCGCACCCCAAGCCGTCGGAGTCGGAGTCATACTCCGAGTCGTCGAAGAAGGTCTAGATCTGTGGGGAGAAGAAGGAGCTTTAGTGTTTCTCCAAGTCGGCGGAGCCGCACCCCGAGCCGGCGGAGCCGCACCCCGAGCCGGCGGAGCCGCACCCCCAGCCGTCGGAGCCGCACCCCCAGCCGTCGGAGCCGCACCCCCAGCCGTCGGAGCCGCACCCCGAGCCGGCGGAGCCGCACCCCGAGCCGGCGGAGCCGCACCCCGAGCCGGCGGAGCCGCACCCCGAGCCGGCGGAGAAGATCAAGGTCTGTGGTAAGAAGACGGAGCTTTAGCATATCTCCAGTCAGATTAAGGCGATCACGAACACCCTTGAGGAGAAGGTTTAGCAGATCTCCCATCCGTCGTAAACGGTCGAGGTCTTCGGAAAGAGGCAGATCACCTAAACGTTTGACAGATTTGG ataAGGCTCAATTACTTGAAATAGCCAAAGCTAATGCAGCTGCCATGTGTGCTAAGGCTGGTGTTCCTCTACCGCCAAACCTAAAACCTGCACCTCCACCTTCAATAGAAGAGAAAGTTGCTAAAAAGTCAGGAGGAGCAACTATAGAAGAACTAACTGAG aaatGCAAACAGATCGCACAGAGTAAAGAAGATGACGATGTCATAGTGAATAAGCCTCACGTTTCggatgaagaggaagaagaacCTCCTTTTTATCATCATCCCTTTAAACTCAGTGAACCCAAACCCATTTTTTTCAATTTGAAT ATCGCTGCAGCAAAGCCCACTCCGCCAAAAAGCCAGGTAACATTAACAAAAGAATTTCCTGTGTCGTCTGGATCTCAACACCGAAAAAAAGAGGCGGATAGTGTTTACGGAGAGTGGGTCCCCGTAGAGAAAAAtggtgaagaaaacaaagatgatgatgataatgtttTCAGCAGCAATTTGCCCTCTGAG GGCCGGGTTAAACGGCAGGGCCGGGTTAGACGACAGCTGAAACAACCCGCAGCTTCTCATTTGACAGTAACTCGATGCAGTTCACTTTGTGGAACCAAGCCACAAAGTGAAAAGCATCGAATTGCAGAGAAGAGTGTTATCACATCCCTACCCAACATTGGGCCCTCCATGCACTTGTGGGAAGGTAGCCCAAGGTACAACTACTTAGCTTCCCGTTTTGCCTCGAGGCTCTACAGCTCTAGGTTTTGGTGGTAG